In Cercospora beticola chromosome 3, complete sequence, the following proteins share a genomic window:
- a CDS encoding uncharacterized protein (CAZy:GH47) yields the protein MISLRRYVTYAGVAVVALIVLTHFRQNIASQTRIQYAAFFRSGKSQNDGQFRWSDVPLHYQPESITSLPTAKPRRLPKVQFDFAKETAEQAAIRRERRAAVKATFQRCWKAYTEHAWLMDEVTPITGNFKNGFGGWAATLVDSLDTLWIMDLKDEFEQAVQAAITIDLSKCTEESVNVFETTIRHLGGFLSAYDLSEDKRLLDKATEFGEMLLKAFDTPNHMPITRWRPQAALTTRQVADDVVLVAEIGSLSMEFTHLSQLTGDMRYFDAVNRVMQLFAKQQEDTHLPGMFQVVVNGRDADFTKDTYFTLSAMSDSLYEYFPKMHALLGGTDPIYARMYKRSMKTAIKHNLWKPMTPDGADILMSGNVRAEMGKPPKLEPQGQHLVCFAGGMFALGGRLTEQEDHVDIGKKLTDGCIWAYQALPMGVMPEVFEMVPCPSRQGECPWDEEKWRDAVNQFDATRDQDPIDDLRLPKGFTNIRDRRYILRPETIESVFILYRTTGQTYLLDRGWEMFTSIVNATETDIANAALADVTYDPAWLESTGHSVKMNSMESFWLAETLKYFYLLYSEVDSISLDDWVFNTEAHPFKRPAVQS from the exons ATGATATCACTTCGCCGTTACGTGACCTACGCCGGCGTGGCGGTGGTCGCCTTAATCGTCCTCACACACTTTCGGCAGAATATAGCATCTCAAACGAGAATTCAATATGCTGCATTCTTCCGCTCTGGCAAAAGTCAGAATGATGGGCAATTCCGCTGGTCGGACGTTCCTTTGCATTATCAGCCCGAGAGCATCACATCTCTACCCACAGCAAAACCTCGAAGGCTTCCCAAGGTTCAATTCGATTTCGCAAAAGAGACAGCAGAGCAAGCAGCCATTCGACGAGAAAGACGAGCCGCCGTGAAAGCTACCTTTCAGCGATGTTGGAAAGCTTACACCGAACATGCCTGGCTCATGGACGAAGTTACACCTATCACGGGCAATTTCAAGAATGGCTTTGGCGGATGGGCCGCGACTTTGGTGGACTCTCTCGATACTCTCTGGATCATG GACCTGAAGGACGAATTTGAGCAAGCTGTTCAAGCTGCGATCACGATCGATCTTTCCAAGTGCACAGAAGAATCTGTCAATGTGTTTGAAACTACAATCAGGCACTTGGGCGGATTCTTATCTGCATACGATCTCAGTGAAGATAAGAGACTGTTGGACAAGGCCACAGAGTTTGGTGAAATGCTATTGAAGGCGTTTGACACTCCAAACCACATGCCTATAACTCGTTGGCGTCCCCAAGCTGCTCTCACGACTCGACAGGTCGCTGACGATGTCGTGCTTGTTGCTGAAATTGGTTCTTTGAGTATGGAATTTACTCACTTGTCGCAGCTAACAGGAGACATGCGATATTTCGATGCGGTCAACCGGGTCATGCAACTATTTGCAAAGCAGCAGGAAGATACTCACCTTCCTGGGATGTTTCAAGTCGTGGTAAATGGCCGCGATGCTGATTTTACCAAAGACACCTACTTTACACTCTCCGCGATGTCGGACTCACTGTACGAGTACTTTCCGAAGATGCATGCTTTGTTGGGAGGAACCGACCCCATCTACGCGCGAATGTACAAGCGAAGTATGAAGACCGCCATCAAACACAACCTTTGGAAGCCGATGACGCCGGACGGCGCTGATATTCTGATGAGCGGCAACGTACGTGCAGAGATGGGCAAGCCGCCCAAGCTGGAACCACAAGGCCAGCATTTGGTGTGCTTCGCTGGAGGCATGTTCGCACTCGGTGGACGATTGACCGAGCAGGAGGATCATGTGGATATCGGCAAGAAGCTTACAGATGGATGCATCTGGGCATATCAAGCTTTGCCAATGGGAGTCATGCCCGAAGTCTTCGAAATGGTTCCGTGCCCTTCGCGCCAGGGAGAATGCCCGTGGGACGAAGAGAAGTGGCGAGATGCCGTCAACCAATTCGATGCGACCCGAGACCAAGATCCGATCGACGACCTTCGGCTGCCTAAAGGCTTCACCAATATCCGGGATAGGCGATACATTCTGCGGCCGGAAACGATCGAGAGCGTATTCATCCTCTATAGGACTACCGGGCAGACATACCTGCTGGATCGAGGATGGGAAATGTTTACCAGTATCGTCAATGCTACAGAAACGGACATCGCGAACGCTGCGCTCGCAGATGTAACGTACGATCCTGCTTGGCTCGAGAGTACGGGACACAGCGTCAAGATGAACAGCATGGAAAGTTTCTGGCTCGCCGAGACTTTGAAGTACTTCTACTTGCTTTACTCAGAAGTCGATTCCATCAGTCTAGACGACTGGGTCTTCAATACTGAGGCACATCCGTTCAAGCGACCCGCTGTTCAGTCATGA
- the RFC4 gene encoding replication factor C subunit 4 produces MAPAESSKAAQSDGIRAQSNGASSNYELPWVEKYRPIVLDDIVGNTETIERLKIIAKDGNMPHVIISGMPGIGKTTSVLCLARQLLGESYKEAVLELNASDERGIDVVRNRIKGFAQKKVTLPPGRQKIVILDEADSMTSGAQQALRRTMEIYSGTTRFAFACNQSNKIIEPLQSRCAILRYARLTDAQVVKRINQICKAENVQFSDDGLAALVFSAEGDMRQAINNLQSTHAGFGFVNGDNVFKVVDSPHPIKVQAMIKSCHEQKVDEALDSLKELWGLGYSSHDIISSMFKVTKTIPSLSEHAKLEFIRVIGFTHMRILEGVQTYLQLAGCVAKLCKLNMKQELFNVPTK; encoded by the exons ATGGCTCCCGCCGAATCATCAAAAGCTGCACAGTCCGACGGCATCAGAGCTCAGAGCAATGGAGCATCTTCCAATTATGAACTGCCATGGGTCGAGAAGTACCGCCCGATTGTGTTGGACGACATTGTGGGCAACACCGAAACCATCGAACGCCTGAAGATTATCGCCAAAGATGGCAACATGCCTCACGTTATCATCAGCGGAATGCCGGGAATTGGCAAGACCACATCCGTTCTTTGCTTAGCACGACAGCTCCTGGGCGAGAGCTACAAGGAAGCAGTTCTCGAATTGAACGCTTCCGACGAGCGCGGTATAGATGTGGTACGGAACAGGATTAAGGGATTCGCCCAGAAGAAGGTCACTCTGCCTCCCGGAAGACAAAAGATTGTGATACTGGATGAGGCGGACAGCATGACAAGCGGTGCTCAGCAGGCATTGAGGAGAACCATGGAGATCTATTCTGGTACAACGCGGTTTGCATTTGCATGCAATCAAAGCAACAAGATTATTGAGCCACTGCAGTCGAGGTGCGCAATCTTGCGATACGCGAGACTGACTGATGCACAAGTGGTGAAGAGGATAAATCAGATCTGCAAAGCCGAGAATGTGCAGTTCAGTGACGACGGTCTTGCGGCATTGGTCTTCAGTGCTGAGGGAGACATGCGGCAGGCCATCAACAATTTGCAGTCCACGCACGCAGGATTTGGGTTCGTCAATGGAGACAACGTTTTCAAGGTGGTGGACAGTCCGCATCCTATCAAAGTCCAGGCCATGATCAAGAGCTGCCATGAGCAGAAAGTTGATGAGGCACTGGATTCGTTGAAAGAGCTCTG GGGTCTGGGCTACTCTTCGCATGATATCATCAGCAGTATGTTCAAAGTGACGAAGACAATACCATCACTGTCCGAGCATGCGAAGCTCGAATTCATCCGGGTCATTGGCTTCACCCACATGCGGATTCTGGAAGGCGTACAGACCTATCTGCAATTAGCTGGCTGTGTTGCGAAACTCTGCAAACTCAACATGAAGCAAGAACTGTTCAATGTCCCTACAAAATGA